From the Syngnathoides biaculeatus isolate LvHL_M chromosome 10, ASM1980259v1, whole genome shotgun sequence genome, one window contains:
- the ncoa5 gene encoding nuclear receptor coactivator 5 isoform X3 has protein sequence MAVERRSAKPHSQQSPPRRPYGGYGDGKDPRPRSRSPVLPRNSRDRDAREPRDRDSRDGRDPRDPARDPGREPRLGSHPRDHEYRFRGQETRDKDLRGPPRDLPYNREDYDRYHRGGNGPDDFYGRRKDEPYRDQYREPWNGRRDPEDDRVRPEERRRNELYRQYYEELQRRHDTERPVDCSVIVVNKAQNREYAEMVGRKVHDLGMVVDLIFLNTEVSLTQALEDVGRARTPFAIIITQQHQVHRSCTVNILFGTPQEHRNMPMQDAMMLIGHNYDAFKMETREKEREEIARKAAKMADDVLLRDPDRESHPVSMLTSIMLLSENRFLTPEELGGLIVYLTDKRARLLRNSSDPHAATALPATANAAPSAAALPAVRAAGVAPGLPGPQQPGHMAPHGGLMGAQSGLMTAQSGHLAPQSGLMAPQQSSQMAVQSSPMGAQSGLMAPQSGLMAPQSGLMAPQSGLMAPQSGLMAPQSGLMAPQSTPLSTQTTPNQELQAKILSLFKSSSSMQGSTSTSSSVQSQGYGGPMGRATSAATPGGPRGANSGGGINFDNPSVQKALDTLIQSGPALNHLVNSGGLQPQPQQQQQPQQQQQQMMHHQPQMHHQQQQQQQQQQQQQQLPPARPAGNMGQMSQMYPRHY, from the exons ATGGCAGTGGAGCGACGGTCAGCTAAACCTCATTCCCAGCAGAGCCCTCCACGCAG GCCATATGGCGGTTATGGGGACGGCAAGGATCCCCGGCCTCGTTCCCGCTCTCCAGTTTTGCCCCGCAACAGCCGAGATCGCGACGCACGCGAACCCCGAGATCGTGACAGCCGTGACGGGAGGGACCCAAGGGATCCAGCTAGAGATCCCGGCCGAGAGCCAAGGCTGGGAAGCCATCCTCGCGACCATGAGTACCGTTTCCGCGGTCAGGAGACCAGAGACAAGGACCTGAGAGGACCTCCGCGAGATCTCCCTTACAA CAGAGAGGATTATGATCGTTACCACCGTGGTGGGAATGGCCCTGATGACTTCTATGGGAGAAGGAAGGATGAGCCATACAGGGACCAGTACAGGGAGCCCTGGAATGGACGCCGGGATCCTGAAG ATGACCGCGTTCGCCCTGAGGAACGCCGGCGTAACGAGCTTTATCGCCAGTACTATGAGGAACTGCAGCGTCGCCACGACACTGAACGTCCTGTAGACTGCTCCGTGATCGTCGTCAACAAGGCCCAGAA TAGGGAGTATGCTGAGATGGTTGGCCGCAAAGTCCACGACTTGGGCATGGTGGTAGACCTGATCTTCCTCAATACCGAGGTGTCCCTGACTCAGGCCCTTGAGGATGTGGGCCGCGCTCGCACGCCATTTGCCATCATCATTACCCAGCAGCACCAGGTTCACCGATCCTGCACCGTCAACATCCTGTTTGGAACACCTCAAG AGCACCGCAACATGCCGATGCAGGACGCCATGATGCTGATTGGGCACAACTACGACGCCTTCAAGATGGAGACGCGCGAGAAAGAGCGCGAGGAGATCGCCCGCAAGGCCGCCAAAATGGCCGACGACGTGCTGCTCCGCGACCCCGACCGCGAGAGCCACCCCGTCTCGATGCTCACATCCATCATGCTACTCTCCGAGAACAG GTTTTTAACGCCTGAAGAACTGGGAGGTCTGATTGTGTACCTCACTGACAAACGGGCGCGGCTGTTGCGAAATTCCTCGGACCCTCACGCAG ctaCGGCCCTGCCCGCCACGGCCAACGCCGCGCCCTCTGCTGCGGCGCTTCCCGCGGTGAGGGCGGCGGGCGTGGCGCCGGGCTTGCCGGGACCACAGCAACCCGGCCACATGGCACCGCACGGCGGCCTCATGGGGGCCCAGTCCGGTCTCATGACTGCACAGTCAGGCCACCTGGCGCCTCAGTCCGGTCTCATGGCACCACAGCAGTCTAGCCAGATGGCGGTTCAGTCCAGCCCCATGGGAGCCCAATCCGGCCTCATGGCGCCCCAATCCGGCCTCATGGCGCCCCAATCCGGCCTCATGGCGCCCCAATCCGGCCTCATGGCGCCCCAATCCGGCCTCATGGCGCCCCAGTCCGGACTCATGGCACCCCAGTCGACACCGCTGAGTACCCAGACCACCCCCAACCAGGAGCTCCAGGCCAAGATCCTCAGCCTGTTCAAAAGCAGCTCGTCCATGCAAGGAAGCACATcaacctcctcctccgtccaaTCTCAGGGCTACGGTGGCCCCATGGGCCGCGCGACATCCGCCGCTACACCGGGCGGTCCGAGAGGCGCCAACTCCGGCGGCGGCATTAATTTTGATAACCCGAGCGTCCAGAAAGCTCTGGATACTCTGATCCAGAGTGGACCAGCTCTCAACCACCTGGTGAACTCTGGTGGGTTGCAACCTCaaccgcagcagcagcagcaaccgcagcagcagcagcagcaaatgaTGCACCACCAACCGCAAATGcatcaccaacaacaacaacagcaacagcagcagcaacagcagcagcagctcccaCCAGCGAGACCAGCAGGCAACATGGGCCAAATGTCACAGATGTACCCCCGACACTACTAA
- the ncoa5 gene encoding nuclear receptor coactivator 5 isoform X2, whose protein sequence is MSRRRSRSSSPVHFSGNCSSNDPREMERRIFVGNLPTSDMKKKDLEELFSPYGKILGVSLFRGYGFVQFERIEDAEAAKVAQKGRFYKGYKIDVNMAVERRSAKPHSQQSPPRRPYGGYGDGKDPRPRSRSPVLPRNSRDRDAREPRDRDSRDGRDPRDPARDPGREPRLGSHPRDHEYRFRGQETRDKDLRGPPRDLPYKEDYDRYHRGGNGPDDFYGRRKDEPYRDQYREPWNGRRDPEDDRVRPEERRRNELYRQYYEELQRRHDTERPVDCSVIVVNKAQNREYAEMVGRKVHDLGMVVDLIFLNTEVSLTQALEDVGRARTPFAIIITQQHQVHRSCTVNILFGTPQEHRNMPMQDAMMLIGHNYDAFKMETREKEREEIARKAAKMADDVLLRDPDRESHPVSMLTSIMLLSENRFLTPEELGGLIVYLTDKRARLLRNSSDPHAATALPATANAAPSAAALPAVRAAGVAPGLPGPQQPGHMAPHGGLMGAQSGLMTAQSGHLAPQSGLMAPQQSSQMAVQSSPMGAQSGLMAPQSGLMAPQSGLMAPQSGLMAPQSGLMAPQSGLMAPQSTPLSTQTTPNQELQAKILSLFKSSSSMQGSTSTSSSVQSQGYGGPMGRATSAATPGGPRGANSGGGINFDNPSVQKALDTLIQSGPALNHLVNSGGLQPQPQQQQQPQQQQQQMMHHQPQMHHQQQQQQQQQQQQQQLPPARPAGNMGQMSQMYPRHY, encoded by the exons ATGTCTCGCCGAAGAAGTCGGAGTTCATCACCGGTGCACTTCTCAGGCAACTGTAGCAGCAATGATCCCCGGGAAATGGAACGAAGGATTTTTGTTGGGAATTTGCCGACATCCGACATGAAAAAGAAGGATTTGGAAGAGCTTTTCAGCCCATACGGAAAGATACTTG GCGTTTCCCTGTTTCGTGGCTATGGATTTGTACAATTTGAACGCATAGAAGATGCAGAAGCTGCAAAAGTGGCCCAAAAGGGGCGATTTTATAAAGGTTATAAAATAG atGTAAATATGGCAGTGGAGCGACGGTCAGCTAAACCTCATTCCCAGCAGAGCCCTCCACGCAG GCCATATGGCGGTTATGGGGACGGCAAGGATCCCCGGCCTCGTTCCCGCTCTCCAGTTTTGCCCCGCAACAGCCGAGATCGCGACGCACGCGAACCCCGAGATCGTGACAGCCGTGACGGGAGGGACCCAAGGGATCCAGCTAGAGATCCCGGCCGAGAGCCAAGGCTGGGAAGCCATCCTCGCGACCATGAGTACCGTTTCCGCGGTCAGGAGACCAGAGACAAGGACCTGAGAGGACCTCCGCGAGATCTCCCTTACAA AGAGGATTATGATCGTTACCACCGTGGTGGGAATGGCCCTGATGACTTCTATGGGAGAAGGAAGGATGAGCCATACAGGGACCAGTACAGGGAGCCCTGGAATGGACGCCGGGATCCTGAAG ATGACCGCGTTCGCCCTGAGGAACGCCGGCGTAACGAGCTTTATCGCCAGTACTATGAGGAACTGCAGCGTCGCCACGACACTGAACGTCCTGTAGACTGCTCCGTGATCGTCGTCAACAAGGCCCAGAA TAGGGAGTATGCTGAGATGGTTGGCCGCAAAGTCCACGACTTGGGCATGGTGGTAGACCTGATCTTCCTCAATACCGAGGTGTCCCTGACTCAGGCCCTTGAGGATGTGGGCCGCGCTCGCACGCCATTTGCCATCATCATTACCCAGCAGCACCAGGTTCACCGATCCTGCACCGTCAACATCCTGTTTGGAACACCTCAAG AGCACCGCAACATGCCGATGCAGGACGCCATGATGCTGATTGGGCACAACTACGACGCCTTCAAGATGGAGACGCGCGAGAAAGAGCGCGAGGAGATCGCCCGCAAGGCCGCCAAAATGGCCGACGACGTGCTGCTCCGCGACCCCGACCGCGAGAGCCACCCCGTCTCGATGCTCACATCCATCATGCTACTCTCCGAGAACAG GTTTTTAACGCCTGAAGAACTGGGAGGTCTGATTGTGTACCTCACTGACAAACGGGCGCGGCTGTTGCGAAATTCCTCGGACCCTCACGCAG ctaCGGCCCTGCCCGCCACGGCCAACGCCGCGCCCTCTGCTGCGGCGCTTCCCGCGGTGAGGGCGGCGGGCGTGGCGCCGGGCTTGCCGGGACCACAGCAACCCGGCCACATGGCACCGCACGGCGGCCTCATGGGGGCCCAGTCCGGTCTCATGACTGCACAGTCAGGCCACCTGGCGCCTCAGTCCGGTCTCATGGCACCACAGCAGTCTAGCCAGATGGCGGTTCAGTCCAGCCCCATGGGAGCCCAATCCGGCCTCATGGCGCCCCAATCCGGCCTCATGGCGCCCCAATCCGGCCTCATGGCGCCCCAATCCGGCCTCATGGCGCCCCAATCCGGCCTCATGGCGCCCCAGTCCGGACTCATGGCACCCCAGTCGACACCGCTGAGTACCCAGACCACCCCCAACCAGGAGCTCCAGGCCAAGATCCTCAGCCTGTTCAAAAGCAGCTCGTCCATGCAAGGAAGCACATcaacctcctcctccgtccaaTCTCAGGGCTACGGTGGCCCCATGGGCCGCGCGACATCCGCCGCTACACCGGGCGGTCCGAGAGGCGCCAACTCCGGCGGCGGCATTAATTTTGATAACCCGAGCGTCCAGAAAGCTCTGGATACTCTGATCCAGAGTGGACCAGCTCTCAACCACCTGGTGAACTCTGGTGGGTTGCAACCTCaaccgcagcagcagcagcaaccgcagcagcagcagcagcaaatgaTGCACCACCAACCGCAAATGcatcaccaacaacaacaacagcaacagcagcagcaacagcagcagcagctcccaCCAGCGAGACCAGCAGGCAACATGGGCCAAATGTCACAGATGTACCCCCGACACTACTAA
- the ncoa5 gene encoding nuclear receptor coactivator 5 isoform X1, whose translation MSRRRSRSSSPVHFSGNCSSNDPREMERRIFVGNLPTSDMKKKDLEELFSPYGKILGVSLFRGYGFVQFERIEDAEAAKVAQKGRFYKGYKIDVNMAVERRSAKPHSQQSPPRRPYGGYGDGKDPRPRSRSPVLPRNSRDRDAREPRDRDSRDGRDPRDPARDPGREPRLGSHPRDHEYRFRGQETRDKDLRGPPRDLPYNREDYDRYHRGGNGPDDFYGRRKDEPYRDQYREPWNGRRDPEDDRVRPEERRRNELYRQYYEELQRRHDTERPVDCSVIVVNKAQNREYAEMVGRKVHDLGMVVDLIFLNTEVSLTQALEDVGRARTPFAIIITQQHQVHRSCTVNILFGTPQEHRNMPMQDAMMLIGHNYDAFKMETREKEREEIARKAAKMADDVLLRDPDRESHPVSMLTSIMLLSENRFLTPEELGGLIVYLTDKRARLLRNSSDPHAATALPATANAAPSAAALPAVRAAGVAPGLPGPQQPGHMAPHGGLMGAQSGLMTAQSGHLAPQSGLMAPQQSSQMAVQSSPMGAQSGLMAPQSGLMAPQSGLMAPQSGLMAPQSGLMAPQSGLMAPQSTPLSTQTTPNQELQAKILSLFKSSSSMQGSTSTSSSVQSQGYGGPMGRATSAATPGGPRGANSGGGINFDNPSVQKALDTLIQSGPALNHLVNSGGLQPQPQQQQQPQQQQQQMMHHQPQMHHQQQQQQQQQQQQQQLPPARPAGNMGQMSQMYPRHY comes from the exons ATGTCTCGCCGAAGAAGTCGGAGTTCATCACCGGTGCACTTCTCAGGCAACTGTAGCAGCAATGATCCCCGGGAAATGGAACGAAGGATTTTTGTTGGGAATTTGCCGACATCCGACATGAAAAAGAAGGATTTGGAAGAGCTTTTCAGCCCATACGGAAAGATACTTG GCGTTTCCCTGTTTCGTGGCTATGGATTTGTACAATTTGAACGCATAGAAGATGCAGAAGCTGCAAAAGTGGCCCAAAAGGGGCGATTTTATAAAGGTTATAAAATAG atGTAAATATGGCAGTGGAGCGACGGTCAGCTAAACCTCATTCCCAGCAGAGCCCTCCACGCAG GCCATATGGCGGTTATGGGGACGGCAAGGATCCCCGGCCTCGTTCCCGCTCTCCAGTTTTGCCCCGCAACAGCCGAGATCGCGACGCACGCGAACCCCGAGATCGTGACAGCCGTGACGGGAGGGACCCAAGGGATCCAGCTAGAGATCCCGGCCGAGAGCCAAGGCTGGGAAGCCATCCTCGCGACCATGAGTACCGTTTCCGCGGTCAGGAGACCAGAGACAAGGACCTGAGAGGACCTCCGCGAGATCTCCCTTACAA CAGAGAGGATTATGATCGTTACCACCGTGGTGGGAATGGCCCTGATGACTTCTATGGGAGAAGGAAGGATGAGCCATACAGGGACCAGTACAGGGAGCCCTGGAATGGACGCCGGGATCCTGAAG ATGACCGCGTTCGCCCTGAGGAACGCCGGCGTAACGAGCTTTATCGCCAGTACTATGAGGAACTGCAGCGTCGCCACGACACTGAACGTCCTGTAGACTGCTCCGTGATCGTCGTCAACAAGGCCCAGAA TAGGGAGTATGCTGAGATGGTTGGCCGCAAAGTCCACGACTTGGGCATGGTGGTAGACCTGATCTTCCTCAATACCGAGGTGTCCCTGACTCAGGCCCTTGAGGATGTGGGCCGCGCTCGCACGCCATTTGCCATCATCATTACCCAGCAGCACCAGGTTCACCGATCCTGCACCGTCAACATCCTGTTTGGAACACCTCAAG AGCACCGCAACATGCCGATGCAGGACGCCATGATGCTGATTGGGCACAACTACGACGCCTTCAAGATGGAGACGCGCGAGAAAGAGCGCGAGGAGATCGCCCGCAAGGCCGCCAAAATGGCCGACGACGTGCTGCTCCGCGACCCCGACCGCGAGAGCCACCCCGTCTCGATGCTCACATCCATCATGCTACTCTCCGAGAACAG GTTTTTAACGCCTGAAGAACTGGGAGGTCTGATTGTGTACCTCACTGACAAACGGGCGCGGCTGTTGCGAAATTCCTCGGACCCTCACGCAG ctaCGGCCCTGCCCGCCACGGCCAACGCCGCGCCCTCTGCTGCGGCGCTTCCCGCGGTGAGGGCGGCGGGCGTGGCGCCGGGCTTGCCGGGACCACAGCAACCCGGCCACATGGCACCGCACGGCGGCCTCATGGGGGCCCAGTCCGGTCTCATGACTGCACAGTCAGGCCACCTGGCGCCTCAGTCCGGTCTCATGGCACCACAGCAGTCTAGCCAGATGGCGGTTCAGTCCAGCCCCATGGGAGCCCAATCCGGCCTCATGGCGCCCCAATCCGGCCTCATGGCGCCCCAATCCGGCCTCATGGCGCCCCAATCCGGCCTCATGGCGCCCCAATCCGGCCTCATGGCGCCCCAGTCCGGACTCATGGCACCCCAGTCGACACCGCTGAGTACCCAGACCACCCCCAACCAGGAGCTCCAGGCCAAGATCCTCAGCCTGTTCAAAAGCAGCTCGTCCATGCAAGGAAGCACATcaacctcctcctccgtccaaTCTCAGGGCTACGGTGGCCCCATGGGCCGCGCGACATCCGCCGCTACACCGGGCGGTCCGAGAGGCGCCAACTCCGGCGGCGGCATTAATTTTGATAACCCGAGCGTCCAGAAAGCTCTGGATACTCTGATCCAGAGTGGACCAGCTCTCAACCACCTGGTGAACTCTGGTGGGTTGCAACCTCaaccgcagcagcagcagcaaccgcagcagcagcagcagcaaatgaTGCACCACCAACCGCAAATGcatcaccaacaacaacaacagcaacagcagcagcaacagcagcagcagctcccaCCAGCGAGACCAGCAGGCAACATGGGCCAAATGTCACAGATGTACCCCCGACACTACTAA
- the LOC133507179 gene encoding rho-related GTP-binding protein RhoA-D, with product MAAIRKKLVIVGDGACGKTCLLIVFSKDQFPEVYVPTVFENYIADIEVDGKQVELALWDTAGQEDYDRLRPLSYPDTDVILMCFSIDSPDSLENIPEKWTPEVKHFCPNVPIILVGNKKDLRNDEHTRRELAKMKQEPVKPEEGREMANRINAFGYLECSAKTKDGVREVFEMATRAALQVRKRKKRSGCTLL from the exons ATGGCGGCTATTCGAAAGAAGCTGGTGATTGTCGGTGACGGCGCTTGCGGGAAAACGTGCCTCCTCATCGTTTTCAGCAAAGACCAGTTTCCGGAGGTCTACGTGCCAACGGTGTTTGAGAACTACATCGCTGATATCGAAGTGGATGGCAAACAG GTGGAGTTGGCGTTGTGGGATACGGCCGGCCAAGAGGACTACGACAGGTTGAGGCCTCTGTCCTACCCCGACACTGACGTCATCCTAATGTGCTTTTCCATCGATAGCCCTGACAGCTTAG AAAACATTCCTGAGAAGTGGACGCCCGAGGTGAAGCACTTCTGTCCCAATGTTCCCATCATTCTGGTGGGGAACAAGAAGGACTTGAGGAACGACGAGCACACACGGAGAGAGCTGGCCAAAATGAAACAG GAGCCGGTCAAGCCGGAGGAAGGCCGCGAGATGGCCAACAGAATCAACGCCTTCGGTTACCTGGAGTGCTCCGCCAAGACCAAGGATGGCGTGCGGGAGGTATTCGAGATGGCCACCAGAGCGGCACTGCAGGTCCGCAAGCGCAAAAAGAGAAGCGGCTGCACGTTGTTGTGA